In Rubrobacter aplysinae, the DNA window CCTCGCGCTGGGGCACGTAGCCGATCCGCCGTCTGGAGAGGCGGTCCAGCTTCCCGCCCAGCACCTCGACCTTCCCGCCGCCGGGGCGCACGAGGCCGAGCAGCGCCTTGACCAGGGTGCTCTTGCCGCCGCCGTTCGGCCCGACCACCCCGAGCATGGCCCCGCGCGGCAGCGAGAAGGTGACCTCTTCGAGCGCCCGGCGGCCGCCGTAGGCGACGGAGAGCCGCTCGACCTGAAATGCGGGCGGGCCCACTATCCCAGAGCCTCGACGATGCGGTCTATGTTGGTGCGCATCATCCTCTCGTAGCTGCCGCCCGCCGCTTCTCCCGACTCTCCCGAGTCCCCCCACAGGGTATCCGAGTACAGCTCGGCCACCTCCACCCCGGCCTCGGCGGCGATGGTGTCCGCGAGCCCGGAATTGAACTGTGGCTCGGTGAATATGGCCTCCACCTCCTCACTCTCGACGGTGCGCACGATCCGGGCCACCTCCCGGCTGCCGGGCTCGGCGGAGGGATTCTGGATCACGACCCCCGCGAGCTCGAACCCGTAGGCTTCGGCGAAGTACGGGAACGCGTCGTGGGAGGTGACGAGCTTGCGGTCCTCCTCCGGGATCTCCCGCGCCCGCCGCTCGATGTAGCCGTCAAGCTCCTCGAGCTCGGCCAGGTACCTTTCGGCGTTGCGGCGGTACGCCTGCTCGCCCTCGGGGTCCGCCTCGATCAAACCGTCCCGGATACCCTCCACGTAGTGCTCGGCGTGCTCCACGTCGAGCCAGAAGTGCGGGTTGCCCTCGGCGTGTGCGTGGCCGGCCTCTGACTCTCCGGTACCTTCCTCCTCGCCGTGTTCCCCGCCCTCTATGGGCTCCAGCCCTTCGGAGAGCTCGGCGACGGGCTTATCCTCGCCCCCGGCGCTCTCGATGAGATCCCGCAGCCAGCTCTCCAGCCCGGCCCCGTTCTCCACCACGAGGTCGGCCTCGGAGATCTTCCGCGCGTCCGAGGGGCTCGGCTGGAAGGTCTCGACCGAGGCCCCGACCGGAACCACGGTCGAGACCTCTACCCGCTCCCCCCCTACCTCCCGCGTCATGTCCCCGAGCACGCTGAAAGTGGCGGCCACCCGCACCTCGCCTCCGTCCCCGGCATCTCCGTCGTCGCCGGCGCCGGCCGAGCCGCAACCCGCCACGGCCAACGCGAGAGATCCGGCCACGGCGGCCACTGTAAGTGCTCTGGTACGTCTCATCCGCTCCCGCCTCTGCTTCTCCTACTCTCTCTGCTGCTTCTGTTTCCCGGACGCTCCGTCACGGCCCCGTTCACGCACCGAACTGAAAAATTTTTTCACCCCGGCACAAATTTTTTGGCCCTGCCGCCTGTCCGGCTCCGCTAACCACAATCCGCGCACTTCCCGTACACCTCGAGACTGTGGGCCGTCACCCGGAACTCGGGGCTGGTGCGGGAGATCACGCCCTGATCCAGCGGGCAGTCCTCGAACTCGGAGATCAGACCACAGGACTCGCACACGAGGTGATGGTGGTGGCGCTCGGCCATCTCGTAGCGGGGCCTGCCGCCGAGTTCCATCCGGCGGACCAACCCGAGCTCCGAGAGGAGATCCAGGGTCCGGTACACCGTCACCAGCCCGACCTCCGGGCAGCGGGCCCGGATCTCATCCAGACTCTGGTGCTGCTCCTCGCACAGCGCCCCGACCACCGACATCCGCTGCGGCGTCGCCTGGTGACCGGCCCCGCGCAACTTCCCCTCTACCCGCTCCCGGACAACATCACCCAACGTCAAACTCTCCCGCAACGTCTTCGTTATTGAAAAAATTTTTCAACTAAGCGTCTAGTGTAGCAGGTCTTAAGATCTTTACCCGGAGGGTCACGAGGCCGGGTACGGGCTTGCCTGGCGAGGTCTAGCGGGTGAGACGCCGGAGCTGGGCTTCCGCGTCCTCGGTGACCGCGCCGCCGTGGTAGCAGACGATATTCTGCACGTCCAGCTCGGCGAGCTTCTGGACGGACTGCCAGGCTGTGTCCATGTCGGGGGTGGCCCGGGGATTGGGGTCGTTGAGCTTGCCGCTCTCGGAGGTCAGGGCGTCACCTGCTATGAGCGTCCGGGTGCGCTCCAGGTACAGGCTCACGTGGCCGGGCGTATGGCCGGGGGTGTGGATCACCAGCACGCCGCCGGCGAGGTCCAGGCGGTCCTCGTCCCGGAGCGGGGCGTGTATCCGGGGCGGCTGCCAGCCCTCGTACGCCTCCCGCATTTGGGGCATCTGCTCTAGCGCCTCCGGGGTTAGCTTGATCGGGGTCAGGCTGCCGTCTATGTAGGGGGCGTCCTCGTCGTGGGCCAGCACCTGTGCCCCGCTATCCCGGGCCAGGGCGGAGCAGGAGCCCACGTGATCCAGGTCCTGGTGGGTCAGGACGATGCGCCCGAGGTCGGCCGTCCGCACGCCGGCCTCCGAGAGGGAGGACCCGATCTCGCCCTCCTGCCCCGGTAGCCCCGTATCCACCAAGACGGGACCGGCCGACTCGTCCAGGATGAGGCTCGGGTGTAGCTCGTCCGAGCCCATCGGCAGGGTGAGGACGTGCAGGTTATCGTCGAGTCTCACGTTCAACCTCCGGTACGTAGGGTAGGTAGTAGATATTCGTCTCTGCCAGAGCATTCGCCAGAATATAGTACACCTCTAGTGCATCTCTGAGTGCTCTCGATCAGGCTCAACCGGGTTCGGGACTAGGGTTGGCCCGGTTTATTCCGGGTGCGGTCCGGGCGGGAGTGCCGGAGGAAGAATATGAGGGCGAAGGTTACTGCCAGCAGGGCGCTCACCAGGAGGTTTCCCCGGAAGGAGCCCCCGATAATGAACGCCGGGTCTATGCGCAGCAGCTCCATGAACGAGCGGCCCAGGGAGTAGAGGCTGACGTAGAGCAGGATCACGTCCCCGTTCTTTAGCCGGTCGGCGAAGCGGCGTGCGACCCACAGCAAAAACAGCGCCACCAGTAGGTTCCAGATGGACTCGTACAAGAACGTCGGGTGGAAGGTGGCGGCATCCTCGTAGCCCTGAGGACGGTTCTCGGGGGCTATGCGGATCGCCCACGGCAGGTTCGAGGGCAGGCCGAAAAGCTCTTGGTTGAAGTAGTTACCCCAGCGGCCGATTGCCTGGGCCAGGATCAGGCCCGGAGCCGCCGCGTCGGCGAACGCCAGGGGTCCGATCTCCCGGAAGTAGGAGAACAGCAAAAGCCCGAGAAACCCTCCGATAACGGCCCCGTAGATCCCGAGCCCCCCGTTCCACACCGCGAAGACGCCGGGAAACGGGTCGCCGGCGTAGAGCTCGTAGTCGGTGACGACGTGGTAGATCCTGGCCCCGATAAAGCCCGGCGGGACCGTGAAGAACAGCGCGTCCACCGCAAGCGCCCCGTCGTAGCCCTTGCGCTCTAGCTCCCGGCTCGTGAGCCAGGTCCCAACCACGATGGCGAGCCCGATCATCAGCCCGTAGTAGCGCAGGGAGAACGGCCCGGCCTCGAAAAGCACCGGCGACGGCGGGCTCGGGATAGTGAGCAAGGTTATAGCCTCTTGCAGCATCTGACCTCTCTAGGGATCATGTCCAACCGCAGCAGAATAACGGCCCGCGCCCGCACCCGCACGGCGCCCGGGGAGCCGCCTCTTTCTACCCTCCGGAGCCCCCGGGCGCGTGGTACGCCTCTAGCACCTCGCGGACGGCGGGCGCGGCCACGGAGTCGCCGCCGGCGCCCTCGATCATCGTAACCAAGACGACGGGGTCCTCCTGGTCCCCGGCCCAGCCCGCAAACCAGCCTATCGAGTTCTCCTCGCCGTCGCCGCTCTGGGCGGTGCCGGTCTTGCCGACCACGTCCAGCGGGCTATCCTCGAATACCCGGGCGGAGGTGCCGCCGGGCTCGGTCACGCCCCCGAGCCCCTCCAGCGTCGCCGCGAGGTCTCTCTCCGGCACCTCTACCTCCCGGCTCTCGGAGTCGTCCGAGAGGTCCTCCACCGCCTCGCCGTCTCTCTGTCCCCCTTTTTCTCTCTTCGTGGCCTCCAGGGCGAGGTGGGGCTCGACGAGGGTGCCGCCGTTCTGGAGCGCGGAGTACGCGACGGCGAGCTGTATCGGGGTGACCAGCACGTCGCCCTGCCCGATGGCCACGTTCACCCAGCGTCCCACGCCCCAGTAGCGGTCCTCCGGGGTGGCTCCGTTCTCCCGCTGCCACCGGCTCGTGGGGACGCGACCAGCCGCCTCGCCCGGGAGGTCCACGCCGGTGCGGTTCCCGAAACCGAAACGCTCGTAGTAGTTCGGCAGCAGGTTCTCGTCGGAGGCCGACCGCCACAGCCAGTCGGCGACCTGGTAGAAATACTTGTCGTTTGAGTCGGCGATGGCTTCTGCGTAGTCCTGGGTGCCGTGGTCCGTCCCGGTGTCGTTGAACTGCCGCCAGCTCTGCCAGCAGCCGGTCTCCGCGCCTTTCGGCCTCCAGCACGAGCCGTCGTCGGTGAACGTCGTCGAGGGGGTTATGGCGTCGTAGAGGAGCCCGGCCAGCCCGGTAAAGGGCTTGAAAGTCGAGGCCGCCGGGTGCGCGCCGGCGGCGGCCCGGTTGGTAAACGGGGAGTTCGCCCCCTCCGAAACCAGGCCCTCGTACTCGCCAAGCTCCTCGGCCCCGGAGACGCCGCCGACGAAGAGCTGGGGATCGAAATCGGGGTGGCTCGCCAGCGCGAGCACCTCCCCGTTCTCGGGGTCCAGGGCGACCGAGGCGCCGCCGGTGGTGTCGTAGCCTTCCTCGAGGCCGCTCTCGACGGCGCGGGAAAGCTCCTCCTCGACGATCCGCTGCAGTCCGAGGTCGAGGCTGAGGCGCAGGTCCCGGCCGGGCTCCGGCGTCTCGACGGCCGACTCGGCCTCGATCCTGGCGCGCTCCTGGTCGCTGGCGACCCGCTGCTCGTCGTCCACGATACGGCCCTGGGCGTCCAC includes these proteins:
- a CDS encoding metal ABC transporter substrate-binding protein; its protein translation is MRRTRALTVAAVAGSLALAVAGCGSAGAGDDGDAGDGGEVRVAATFSVLGDMTREVGGERVEVSTVVPVGASVETFQPSPSDARKISEADLVVENGAGLESWLRDLIESAGGEDKPVAELSEGLEPIEGGEHGEEEGTGESEAGHAHAEGNPHFWLDVEHAEHYVEGIRDGLIEADPEGEQAYRRNAERYLAELEELDGYIERRAREIPEEDRKLVTSHDAFPYFAEAYGFELAGVVIQNPSAEPGSREVARIVRTVESEEVEAIFTEPQFNSGLADTIAAEAGVEVAELYSDTLWGDSGESGEAAGGSYERMMRTNIDRIVEALG
- a CDS encoding Fur family transcriptional regulator is translated as MGDVVRERVEGKLRGAGHQATPQRMSVVGALCEEQHQSLDEIRARCPEVGLVTVYRTLDLLSELGLVRRMELGGRPRYEMAERHHHHLVCESCGLISEFEDCPLDQGVISRTSPEFRVTAHSLEVYGKCADCG
- a CDS encoding MBL fold metallo-hydrolase → MRLDDNLHVLTLPMGSDELHPSLILDESAGPVLVDTGLPGQEGEIGSSLSEAGVRTADLGRIVLTHQDLDHVGSCSALARDSGAQVLAHDEDAPYIDGSLTPIKLTPEALEQMPQMREAYEGWQPPRIHAPLRDEDRLDLAGGVLVIHTPGHTPGHVSLYLERTRTLIAGDALTSESGKLNDPNPRATPDMDTAWQSVQKLAELDVQNIVCYHGGAVTEDAEAQLRRLTR
- the lgt gene encoding prolipoprotein diacylglyceryl transferase yields the protein MLQEAITLLTIPSPPSPVLFEAGPFSLRYYGLMIGLAIVVGTWLTSRELERKGYDGALAVDALFFTVPPGFIGARIYHVVTDYELYAGDPFPGVFAVWNGGLGIYGAVIGGFLGLLLFSYFREIGPLAFADAAAPGLILAQAIGRWGNYFNQELFGLPSNLPWAIRIAPENRPQGYEDAATFHPTFLYESIWNLLVALFLLWVARRFADRLKNGDVILLYVSLYSLGRSFMELLRIDPAFIIGGSFRGNLLVSALLAVTFALIFFLRHSRPDRTRNKPGQP
- the mrdA gene encoding penicillin-binding protein 2, with the protein product MPEKPGGRAGGAGRSRPGVPINRSRMQLRVILLAVLAGLFFVVLVARLWQLQVLSGEDYSLSAQQTYTREVQIPAQRGVIRDRDGEVLVNNVAGLNVTVVPDEIEQEKLRKLARILGADPGKVTDRYLTAKNSGDPFSPILVRENATSEAVTYISERTEEFPGVSVEDDYVREYPLGPTAAHALGYTGTVSQEELKASDGELSGDAIVGKSGLELVYEELLRGEPGLRRYSVDAQGRIVDDEQRVASDQERARIEAESAVETPEPGRDLRLSLDLGLQRIVEEELSRAVESGLEEGYDTTGGASVALDPENGEVLALASHPDFDPQLFVGGVSGAEELGEYEGLVSEGANSPFTNRAAAGAHPAASTFKPFTGLAGLLYDAITPSTTFTDDGSCWRPKGAETGCWQSWRQFNDTGTDHGTQDYAEAIADSNDKYFYQVADWLWRSASDENLLPNYYERFGFGNRTGVDLPGEAAGRVPTSRWQRENGATPEDRYWGVGRWVNVAIGQGDVLVTPIQLAVAYSALQNGGTLVEPHLALEATKREKGGQRDGEAVEDLSDDSESREVEVPERDLAATLEGLGGVTEPGGTSARVFEDSPLDVVGKTGTAQSGDGEENSIGWFAGWAGDQEDPVVLVTMIEGAGGDSVAAPAVREVLEAYHAPGGSGG